One stretch of Corvus hawaiiensis isolate bCorHaw1 chromosome 1, bCorHaw1.pri.cur, whole genome shotgun sequence DNA includes these proteins:
- the LOC125331172 gene encoding feather keratin Cos1-2 produces the protein MSCNPCCQPCGPCPLANSCNECCVRQCQSSTVAIQPSPVVVTLPGPILSSFPQNTVVGSSTSAAVGSILSSGGVPISSGGFDISCITSRYGGSRCRPC, from the coding sequence ATGTCCTGCAacccttgctgccagccctgtggcccctgcccgctggccaacagctgcaatgagtgctgtgtcaggcagtgccagagctccacCGTGGCCATCCAGCCCTCCCCAGTGGTGGTGACCCTGCCcgggcccatcctcagctccttcccacagaacaccgtggtgggatcctccacctccgctgccgttggcagcatcctcagctctggtGGAGTGCCCATCAGCTCCGGGGGCTTtgacatctcctgcatcaccaGCCGCTATGGTGGAAGCAGATGTCGTCCCTGTTAA
- the LOC125331149 gene encoding feather keratin Cos1-2-like — MSCNPCCQPCGPCPLANSCNECCVRQCQSSTVAIQPSAVVVTLPGPILSSFPQNTVVGSSTSAAVGSILSCDGVPINSGGFDISCITNCYGGSRCRPC, encoded by the coding sequence ATGTCCTGCAacccttgctgccagccctgcggcccctgcccgctggccaacagctgcaatgagtgctgtgtcaggcagtgccagagctccacCGTGGCCATCCAGCCCTCCGCAGTCGTGGTGACCCTGCCcgggcccatcctcagctccttcccacagaacaccgtggtgggatcctccacctccgctgctgttggcagcatcctcagctgtGACGGAGTGCCCATCAACTCTGGCGGCTTtgacatctcctgcatcaccaACTGCTATGGTGGCAGCAGATGTCGTCCCTGCTAA
- the LOC125331106 gene encoding feather keratin Cos1-1/Cos1-3/Cos2-1-like → MSCCQPCNPCCQPCGPCPLANSCNECCVQQCQSSTVVIEPSPVVVTLPGPILSSFPQNTVVGSSTSAAVGNILSSGGVPISSGGFDISCITNCYGGNRCRPC, encoded by the coding sequence atgtcctgctgccagccctgcaacccttgctgccagccctgcggcccctgcccgctggccaacagctgcaatgagtgctgtgtccagcagtgccagagctccacCGTCGTCATCGAACCCTCCCCAGTGGTGGTGACCCTGCCcgggcccatcctcagctccttcccacagaacaccgtggtgggatcctccacctccGCTGCCGTTGGCAACATCCTCAGCTCTGGCGGAGTGCCCATCAGCTCCGGGGGCTTtgacatctcctgcatcaccaACTGCTATGGTGGCAACAGATGTCGTCCCTGCTAA